A region of the Leishmania panamensis strain MHOM/PA/94/PSC-1 chromosome 10 sequence genome:
aGAGAGAGGTAAGGAGGCGCACCGTGTGAAGCAGCCATGTCTGTGCACGCAGCTGGTGTGCTGTCGGCCCAGGAAAGATTAAGTTGTCAGTCTCCTCGGCAAGTTCAGACATGCgggcgagaaagagacagaGGCTAGAGGTCAGCCGTGGAAGCCGCTGTGCTATCAACCACCGCGCCTTCCAGTTTGTGTAGCGCGGTACCCAGCGCAGACaggcggcgaagaggaggaagagctgcgcgcATACAGCATCGAgagtgtgtgaggggggcgCGTTGGCAATGTTCACGTATGTTGAGCCACGCAGCGAGCCgggctgcggtgcggcggaAAGTTGTACGGCTGCCTCGGCCAtgaggcgctgcactgcaTCCAGAGCGGCTTCGAGCAGAGCGAAGTCTACGGAAGCGGggttctcctccaccatgGTCGGAGCCTCTGGCGCAGTGGTGTCCAGCTCTAGCATGCACCCAGCGGCAGTCATAGCAGCCCACAGGGTGGGTGCCGTCATCGTTGGATCAGTAGGATCGGCGTGGCGCGCTGACGGCgtcagcactgctgcttcaccTCTGTATTTCTCCGCAGATGTGTAGTCCTTTtctgcctgctgctggagttCGATGGTGACACGAAGCACGttcagcagcggaggaaggGCGCTGCTCGGCACtagcatctgcagcagcatcggaCACACTGCTGCCAAGGAGAagacggaggtggcggatgcggccgtgctgctgtggcttgTGTTCGACAacgcgcgtgcagctgcgcaggagTGGAAGATGCCCAGAAAATCAATGCAAAGTggcagcgcgcgcagcagtgcacggCGCACAAGACGGTGGAGGCGAAATATGGAGACAGCGTTGAGGGTGCCAGGCCGCCACTTAGGGCTGTCCTTCTCCGTCGTTCCGTCAGCGGCGGGTGTGGGCGTCATCAGGAAGGTGACGTCATCGGGCATGTTAgcgatggcagcagtggctgcaCCCGCAGTGGTGCCTGCACACGCGAAGCTGACGTCCCACGCGCTGAACGAAGCGACACGGGATTCGCTTGGGCCGACGCCGACTTGCAACATCATGCAGCCACCGTCCAACTCCGATCGGTGGTGACgggttgctgctgtcgtcgttgATCCAGTGGCACTGTACACGTCCAGCTTCATGAGAACGTGATGGCGCAGAAGAAGATCGGCTAGCAGCCCCTGTGCCGTGACCAGAGCAGAGCGCATGAGACGGTTCACACTGTCTGCCAGCACCCTCATCGAGGCGGCGGTTGGAGAGGGCGGCATTGCCACTGTGCGTGCGGatacggcggcagcgacacagtATGCCACGTGGCGGCGCGTCATGCGGTACATGAAcgtctgcagctccgccgtgGTCAGGAGCGGTTCAGCTGGTACGCGGATCCCTGACCACGTGTCCGCTTCCGCTCCCGCATCTATTGGTGTGGCCTTACTTCTCAGAGGGGTTGCACGGGAGTCGgtgccgccggtgctgcttgACTTGGCCCTCTGTTGCTGTTGGTGGTGCTGTTCGGCTTCCCAAAGCGCTGCTTGGATCGCATGCAGCAAGCCGCTGATCGtttccaccgctgccgccaccgggCCGGGATACGGAGATTCCAGAAAACTCTGAAGCAGCTTGAGCAGCGAGCGCCACCGGTTGCGCAGCACATCGCGGCGTCCATCGCAGCGCAGGTAGTCAAAGAGCGAGAGGCTCCCATCCGCGTGCAGTCGCGGTGATGTGGTCGTGCCCACATCACCGCTGGAGACGGTGGCAGTTGTGGTTGCTGTTGGTGTGGGCAGCACGTCCATCCACTCGACAAGACCCGCCACCAGCATCCGCGCTCGTACATTTACCGAAAAGAagtcatcgctgccgccgctgtcggtgtCCGAGGCGTAGGCGGCACCGTAGAGGTCCAAATCAGCCCCAGAGAGCGGCAGGCAGGCCGCTGGCGGCACGCATCGAAGCGCCTGCCCGTTGTCCAAACGACGGCGATGCCTGCGGAAGCAGCGGAAGCTCGCCATTGCACTACTGAAGCAGACACCGTTGCCACTGCTACACGGAGCATTAGCGTCGCGCACACCAGCTGCACCTCTGGCGCGCACACCGTtgcagagggaggcgaggcgaCCGCTACCGTCAAAGCACCACGGTCCTGTGAGGGCAGTGTAGCCCCCGCTCCACAGGAACTGCGCGGACTCATCCTCAACAGCaagggcgcagcagcgcttgaGAACGTCTTCTTCCGTAGGAGCAGGAGGGTCGGTGGTGTCAGCTGCTGATGACGTGTTTGAatcgttgccgctgccagtgGTCGTGCTTGTGGGTCTGGGGCCATGCCGAATGCCCGCATTGGCAGTGAACGACGCGGCGCCTGCCGCAGATgacgcacgcgctgcagcggccctCGCTCTCATGGTGAGATGGTGCTTCTGGAGTAGTTGCTTCCACACGGCTGCCACAAGACGCGCCGTCGATGCCACTCCATCGTCGACGTCATTATTGTCCACCGCGCCGGCAGCCCCGCCCGGGTTGTTGCCCTCACTTTCGAAGTAttctgctgcttcgtcgGACTCTATCGATGTTGCTGTGGCCGTCATGTCTGCCTGCAATACGGAGAGCGGCACGTACTTGAGGTCCCATCTCTCCAGCGTGATGTCGCGCTCCAGTGCCACACCAAAGAACAGGTGGGGGAGCACCACCTGTGCTACAAACTGCCGCGTCTCCTCCGCACTGCTGGCTGCGAGCAGCGTGCACACCGGCTGCACATCTTCGATGGATAGGAAGGGTTCAAAGATGTCGGagcctgcgctgctggacgTCGCCATCGGAGGCCCCAGCGGTGCGCGACGAGGCAGCGTCACCCCGAGCAATGCCATCCCgaccaccagcgccagctgcgcgtCGTCTTCTTCAACACATCGCAGCAGGTAGGGCACAATCTCAGTCTCCGCCCAACGGCTTCCGAGCCTGTGGCACAGGCGCGGCAGGAGCAGGACAGCTCGGTAACGGTCCTGTttgcgctgccgcggctctCTGGAGAGATCTTCCGCATCGCCGGCAGACACCAACCCCGCAGTGGCACCACTGTCGTCATCTTCGCCAGGCCCGTGTAGCAGTGCGACGTAGCCGCTTCGATCCGGCAGTGGCCAGTGGATGAGATCCTCCAGCACCGACAGCGCCACAACGCGGTTCTCCATCGTTGGAGCTACGATCGCGCCTGTGTTCGTGGGTGTAATTGCGatcctgcgtgtgtgtgtgtgtgtgtgtgtgtgtgtgtgtgtgcatatGTGAGGTGCATGGGaaagagggggcgggggcggaaGAACAGTCACAGTCGAGTTGGGGCGTTgaggcgggtgtgtgtgaggccGAAGCAAAAGACTCAACGAttcaacagagagagagagaaagaagcatTGCACAGCTCACCACTCCGCACTAGTGCGAAGGAGGTACGCAGTATCGTCATTCTGTGAGGAAGGCGTTCGCGCATGTGCCACGGGCTCCGCATCCTCCCCACTAATCCACCACATCAGCGGGCGTATCAACCTTTGCTTTATTTGTGATATCCCTCCTAATATTACTCTTCGCCGCTTCGTCTGCGAGCAGTTAGtggcgatgtgtgtgtgtgtgtgtgagacgCCGATGCATTGGGTCGTGGCTGGCCCCAGCATCCTcgtcgcacacacgcacatacgctcctccttcccttagagccttttctttcgttctccCTCCCAAGTCTTAATCGGTTACGCACGttgtgcgttttttttttactcgacgtgtcctcctcctccccccagcTAGAAGCAAGCGAGTGGGCAGACAAAGCAGAACAgaggcgacagcagcgaagcCACGCGGACTCGCGAAGGAGCCTCACagacacatacgcacagagGTGGAATAGCGGGCCTACCCGTCAAGCTTTGCGTACTGTAGCACCAGGTGCCGACCGTAGAGGTGTGTCGACTTGAGCGTCTCCAGCGCAcgtgccgcctccacctcggAGAGGAACTCGACGAAGGCAAAACCACGATGATTGTTCTCGCGATGAGAGGAGAAGGTGTGGCTCTTGCgtggcacacgcaccgaGCGGATCTCGctgaaggcggagaagagctCGCGCACGTCCCTCTCGGTCGCCTCGAAGGGGAGGTTCTTGACGATGAGCTTCTGCGGGTCGCTGCCTGGCGGCACCTCCGACGACGTCGCAGCGCTCGAGGTGACGCCGCGGCGTCGAGCGAGGACGGCGGTCTTGGTGGCGTCTGCCTCATCGTCGTTGTCATCGCGCGCATTCGCTCCAGCCAACCGTCCGGTAGTGCCCTGTGCTGTCGAGGTGGTGTCGATCACACGTGCCTGTTGCAGGAGCTGTGTTGTCTGCTTGCTGACGACGCACGACAGAGTGCGACCTGCCAGGATCTTGCCGTTGATCTTCGATACACAGTAGGCGAGCGTGCTCTGGTCCGCCACGGTGAGAAAGGCGCGGCCTTGCACCTGCTGGAGAACGAGGCGCTTGATGAGCGTCTCTGGCGCGCGGGCTAGTCGCGGGCCCGCATCCAACAGGAAGGCGTGCAGCTCGTCCTCGGTGGTTTGAAAGGGGATGTTGGTCAGAAACAACGTGTACACCATTGCGTTGGCGACCGCCGCGTCAGCAGAGTCGTCGGTGTCGGCGTTGGCACCGCTCTCGCTGGATGGTCCAACCGCCAGCCCTAGGTCCGCGGCAGCTGTAGCCGCAGCACTGGTgccctcgccgtcgtccATCAGGGCCCCGACCGGCGCCCACTCGAGGAACAGCGGCACCGTCTTGAAAAGTTTATAGGAGAGTCGCATGAAGGCGATACGCGCATCTTGCGGGTGCGTGTAGCGGAACAGGGCAAACGTCCCGGCAGACGGGAAGGCCGACGTCTCGAGCACGCCAAAGCGCACAAACAACTTTGTGAGCTCTGCTGCATCGCTTCCATCCTTCAGCTGAAGATTCTTTACGAGAATGGTTGTGTTTGACCTCGACTTGAGCAGGTTCTGCGTGGCGCCCTCCAGCAGATCACAGGCAATCCCTTCGTCACTCAGCACGTGCTGGACTTCGCTCGCCAGGTACGCCTCTGCAATGGCCGCGCGCACAGCGGCACCCTTGGCACCGACGCCAACCACATCCTCCGACCGCACGCCAAGCCGCTGCGCTACCGTCT
Encoded here:
- a CDS encoding hypothetical protein (TriTrypDB/GeneDB-style sysID: LpmP.10.0640), whose translation is MENRVVALSVLEDLIHWPLPDRSGYVALLHGPGEDDDSGATAGLVSAGDAEDLSREPRQRKQDRYRAVLLLPRLCHRLGSRWAETEIVPYLLRCVEEDDAQLALVVGMALLGVTLPRRAPLGPPMATSSSAGSDIFEPFLSIEDVQPVCTLLAASSAEETRQFVAQVVLPHLFFGVALERDITLERWDLKYVPLSVLQADMTATATSIESDEAAEYFESEGNNPGGAAGAVDNNDVDDGVASTARLVAAVWKQLLQKHHLTMRARAAAARASSAAGAASFTANAGIRHGPRPTSTTTGSGNDSNTSSAADTTDPPAPTEEDVLKRCCALAVEDESAQFLWSGGYTALTGPWCFDGSGRLASLCNGVRARGAAGVRDANAPCSSGNGVCFSSAMASFRCFRRHRRRLDNGQALRCVPPAACLPLSGADLDLYGAAYASDTDSGGSDDFFSVNVRARMLVAGLVEWMDVLPTPTATTTATVSSGDVGTTTSPRLHADGSLSLFDYLRCDGRRDVLRNRWRSLLKLLQSFLESPYPGPVAAAVETISGLLHAIQAALWEAEQHHQQQQRAKSSSTGGTDSRATPLRSKATPIDAGAEADTWSGIRVPAEPLLTTAELQTFMYRMTRRHVAYCVAAAVSARTVAMPPSPTAASMRVLADSVNRLMRSALVTAQGLLADLLLRHHVLMKLDVYSATGSTTTAATRHHRSELDGGCMMLQVGVGPSESRVASFSAWDVSFACAGTTAGAATAAIANMPDDVTFLMTPTPAADGTTEKDSPKWRPGTLNAVSIFRLHRLVRRALLRALPLCIDFLGIFHSCAAARALSNTSHSSTAASATSVFSLAAVCPMLLQMLVPSSALPPLLNVLRVTIELQQQAEKDYTSAEKYRGEAAVLTPSARHADPTDPTMTAPTLWAAMTAAGCMLELDTTAPEAPTMVEENPASVDFALLEAALDAVQRLMAEAAVQLSAAPQPGSLRGSTYVNIANAPPSHTLDAVCAQLFLLFAACLRWVPRYTNWKARWLIAQRLPRLTSSLCLFLARMSELAEETDNLIFPGPTAHQLRAQTWLLHTVRLLTSLWRCAAPFGASPLNDLIDDEEVEVRCLAARCAVRCFGSATEAVLRLSSSAGTGGEKARAKAWAPSQQSLLLPLLREPLLQLLDAITQCVLVAVSDDDTRVRCRSAEALAGLSRTLSLLVVADPSLPAGSAPVATTRDEVETSVWAPYLHSNTDALLRLMTDDKPTVQLALVSQLTDLLLMRMRQPPHQKRQGECRNGQARGRLVDGKSDASSTSSLHRDVEESSEGDAGVPHHSADEVQYNALLQCLQQLAQHELWRLREQYAVLLAHLCGCLLLAAAATPVPASNGKHQTAERISSMDFSLGNAGRVSGEGSTNETTRGSLSDAAVIALQGGADAALWVHTHPLYQFARTELLALLVAVLFDKVKAVRDAALDAVERMCLQLAVASARGAARQGNAERQLGVGYGTGGANTPANAASLNVNTLVDDVLWPRIRAYAPAWETYLSRSALLRIALRLRVDKTSAFIPLLDQLARDPVLNVRLVVAKTILEVLFLSSSAVHAISTPTALLDAKDDEEASFSTSTPASVPSHKPELPSGTMAYSILMNKPVRPLLAGRRSGYGPAGAIADFVLPPLQFDEEERTGVILQILRQLLKDPSSDVRDEAAKALKVCF